The Bicyclus anynana chromosome Z, ilBicAnyn1.1, whole genome shotgun sequence genome window below encodes:
- the LOC112046788 gene encoding uncharacterized protein LOC112046788 has product MANNNAVSSTLSSRDYHCKVCDLYLDTVDSLEVHLQYHKENLYVKWGTQNTQNDTENNNGAKVKNETTVSAPADSSDNMITKPSPEFQQRATPETSAQFPHPATPQSYHSAPSPYQNPDQTNFSPGAQYGNNFPHSNFPQNQHQDQINWEQSQYSQDYHKSNRFHPYNMQDRVSQVSSSSPLYGQPLNQPTPSPSPNQCDKCGFVCDSAVQLNEHCNSAHAGASVPPASSSMPFQQYAGKSYNNPGYQNENIKIKEEHEESSDILDLDSQKVVYQGNEGEQQAATYDDPSSQVRDVNTRTVPMMPWETQKLYSNPQINGDVSLFKDQKMFAEQKVYPSEGKMFHPEHKFGYSQEKFLVHHEQKPFMHVEQKIYPGVQMPPLSDYPGSVASSNAEMKPPYRPYDSPTAPQITSTQPANPTSSTLPSIGGKGANWKSNEARRPKTYNCTACNKWFTSSGHLKRHYNTTLHKNAVRSSGQPDPATMPISNHHHPSREPLQNRAQQQNADSNTQSPIPSEDSRGVDDSVLHSPYASQNFERSHRVAAMQSKSYTHLQQGNLDNNFSTNHLANHPLQHQVGSHPINIGNQPPGIGITNDNPQGSKVTSLSTVANPPNGEAGPSVSQNHHMRGLLSVSTSNISTPAQSTPALTPHTLPPFSHLGVNPYSPRSTDPLGPSVPDPTHTPLYLGQNFQQTIAPSYPNGMAPHVMDMAINNLPIANPATFGESSPEEVEVMEHETSQPANGRLPSFSQLQTQSFSVYVSNYITSPNVGGQVVADESTAGYIIVDPVHSPIQYNTIDIGGQTIDYDYNFSPKTIKENVINYNPDNLKIYPYGYAVGGKTIKREDDLLRSDSSELQILKIEDIMDYANKENYGAQMKSPASPESAKADNESHGSPSISSTVPSMPLTERNQLKKTASVTVHKCFECDKLFNKACYLTQHNKTFHSGAKPFKCDRCGKRFSDDVSYEGHYLKHADNKPFKCSECPKSFNHKTDLRRHMCLHSGCKPFACDHCGKGFIRKDHMVKHFDTHMKKNLRSSSSSISSSSPSSST; this is encoded by the coding sequence ATGGCTAACAACAACGCCGTTTCGTCGACATTGTCGTCGAGAGACTATCACTGTAAGGTCTGCGATCTATATTTAGATACTGTGGATTCCTTGGAAGTGCATTTACAATATCACAAGGAGAATTTATACGTGAAGTGGGGTACGCAGAATACGCAAAATGATACTGAAAATAATAACGGGGCTAAAGTGAAAAACGAGACTACAGTGTCGGCACCAGCTGACTCGAGTGACAACATGATCACCAAGCCCAGTCCGGAGTTCCAGCAGCGGGCCACGCCGGAGACCAGCGCGCAGTTCCCGCACCCGGCGACCCCACAGAGCTACCACAGCGCTCCGTCACCATATCAGAACCCAGACCAAACCAACTTTTCTCCGGGAGCACAGTATGGTAATAATTTTCCTCATTCTAATTTTCCGCAAAATCAACATCAAGATCAAATTAATTGGGAGCAGTCACAATATAGCCAAGATTACCACAAATCAAATCGTTTCCATCCATATAACATGCAAGACCGGGTATCGCAAGTATCATCATCGAGCCCTTTGTATGGCCAGCCATTAAATCAGCCGACTCCGTCGCCTTCACCGAATCAGTGCGATAAATGCGGCTTTGTTTGCGATTCTGCAGTCCAGCTCAACGAGCATTGCAATTCAGCGCATGCAGGCGCCAGCGTTCCACCAGCTTCGTCATCAATGCCATTTCAACAATATGCGGGAAAATCTTATAACAATCCGGGCTATCaaaatgaaaacataaaaattaaagaagagCATGAAGAGTCATCTGATATTTTAGATTTGGATTCGCAAAAGGTTGTGTACCAAGGAAATGAAGGTGAACAGCAAGCAGCCACCTATGACGACCCATCATCTCAAGTTCGGGATGTGAACACGAGGACGGTTCCAATGATGCCATGGGAAACTCAAAAATTGTACAGCAATCCTCAAATCAATGGAGACGTATCTTTGTTTAAAGACCAAAAAATGTTTGCAGAACAAAAAGTGTACCCAAGTGAGGGGAAaatgtttcatcctgaacataAGTTTGGATACTCTCAAGAAAAATTCTTAGTACATCATGAGCAAAAACCATTCATGCATGtagaacaaaaaatataccCTGGTGTACAAATGCCACCGTTATCTGATTATCCAGGGTCGGTCGCGTCAAGCAATGCTGAAATGAAACCTCCTTATCGTCCCTATGACTCGCCAACGGCACCGCAAATAACGAGCACACAGCCAGCAAACCCAACATCTTCAACTCTGCCATCTATCGGAGGAAAGGGTGCCAACTGGAAGTCGAATGAAGCAAGAAGACCAAAAACTTACAATTGCACTGCATGCAATAAGTGGTTTACGAGTTCTGGGCATTTAAAAAGGCACTATAACACCACACTTCATAAGAATGCAGTAAGATCTTCCGGACAACCAGATCCAGCAACGATGCCAatttcaaatcatcatcatccgaGTCGCGAACCATTGCAAAACCGCGCTCAGCAGCAGAACGCCGACTCGAACACGCAGAGTCCCATCCCATCCGAGGACAGCCGAGGCGTTGACGACAGCGTCTTGCATTCGCCCTACGCGTCGCAAAACTTCGAGCGTTCGCATCGTGTTGCCGCCATGCAGTCCAAGTCATATACGCATCTTCAACAGGgtaatttagataataatttcaGTACTAATCATTTAGCTAACCACCCTTTACAGCATCAAGTCGGTTCACATCCAATTAATATAGGAAATCAACCGCCGGGTATAGGTATTACAAACGACAATCCTCAAGGGTCAAAagttacatcattatcaaccgttGCGAATCCCCCAAACGGGGAAGCAGGTCCCTCTGTTTCTCAAAATCACCATATGAGGGGCCTGCTATCAGTATCAACCAGCAATATTTCAACACCAGCTCAGAGTACCCCGGCTCTTACGCCGCACACGCTACCGCCATTCAGCCATTTGGGTGTCAACCCGTACAGTCCGAGGTCTACGGATCCTTTGGGGCCTTCGGTACCGGACCCCACGCACACCCCATTATATTTGGGTCAGAATTTTCAGCAGACTATAGCACCGAGTTACCCAAACGGGATGGCCCCCCACGTTATGGATATGGCTATCAACAATCTGCCTATAGCCAATCCGGCTACTTTTGGTGAATCTTCACCTGAAGAAGTCGAAGTTATGGAACATGAAACGTCTCAGCCTGCCAATGGACGCTTGCCGAGCTTTTCGCAGCTCCAGACGCAGAGCTTCAGCGTTTATGTTTCTAACTATATTACATCACCTAACGTGGGGGGTCAAGTTGTTGCCGACGAGTCTACCGCCGGTTACATTATTGTTGATCCAGTCCATTCTCCTATACAGTATAACACTATTGATATCGGTGGTCAAACCATAGACTATGATTACAATTTTTCACCTAAAACCATTAAAGAAAACGTCATTAATTACAATCccgataatttaaaaatttatccaTATGGGTACGCTGTAGGCGGCAAAACTATAAAACGCGAAGATGATCTTTTACGGTCTGACTCAAGTGAgcttcaaattttaaaaatagaggACATCATGGACTACGCAAACAAAGAAAACTACGGAGCTCAAATGAAGTCTCCAGCGAGTCCAGAGAGCGCTAAAGCTGACAACGAAAGCCACGGATCCCCTTCCATTTCATCTACAGTTCCAAGTATGCCATTAACTGAAAGAAATCAGCTTAAAAAAACTGCGTCTGTAACAGTCCATAAATGTTTCGAAtgtgataaattatttaacaaagcTTGCTATCTTACTCAGCACAATAAGACTTTCCATTCGGGCGCCAAGCCTTTTAAATGCGATCGATGTGGCAAGCGTTTTTCAGATGATGTTTCGTACGAGGGTCACTATTTAAAGCACGCGGACAATAAACCATTTAAATGTAGCGAGTGCCCCAAATCATTTAATCACAAAACCGATTTACGTCGACACATGTGCTTACACTCGGGGTGCAAACCTTTCGCTTGCGACCACTGCGGCAAAGGCTTCATAAGGAAAGACCACATGGTGAAACATTTTGATACCCATATGAAAAAAAACTTacgctcatcatcatcatcgattTCATCTTCATCGCCTTCCTCttctacataa